A part of Rhopalosiphum maidis isolate BTI-1 chromosome 3, ASM367621v3, whole genome shotgun sequence genomic DNA contains:
- the LOC113557911 gene encoding uncharacterized protein LOC113557911 yields the protein MNETKMLGLSFNVQKLKFQDNVSIGGKITANVKFLNYKEQKIFEPVIPSSNPMFLYTGRLFTFGINRNTKSELYKQFIVYVNLHQTDPDKKLSEAAVDVTNIFRDMFCKDPTPDDIPTQVKTIIRFNDDADKHIATMDILISIIPEGLNPVAHLPLDIDINNQFINTINDCHICPNVSDLKCTDDNEHSDEGEWDMIRAELKNKHSIAIKFKRNYYSFQPTQPEEQCEVEEVRTTKSEEKLNCHMLDLLSDMHNLISKNPK from the exons atgaatGAAACGAAAATGTTAGGCTTATCatttaatgtacaaaaattaaaatttcaagatAATGTTTCTATTGGCGGAAAAATAACAGCGAATgttaagtttttgaattacaaggaacagaaaatatttgaacCAGTTATTCCTTCTTCGAATCCAATGTTTTTGTATACCGGGAGATTGTTTACATTTGGAATTAATCGTAACACTAAATctgaattatataaacagtTCATCGTGTACGTAAATCTACATCAAACTGATCCAGACAAAAAACTATCAGAAGCTGCTGTCGATGTGACTAACATTTTCCGTGATATGTTTTGCAAAGACCCTACTCCAGATGATATACCGACACAG gtgAAAACCATTATACGATTCAATGATGATGCGGATAAACATATAGCCACTATGGATATTCTCATCAGTATTATTCCAGAAGGATTGAACCCTGTCGCTCATTTGCCTTTGGATATAGACATAAATAATCAGtttatcaatacaataaaCGATTGTCATATATGTCCAAACGTATCAGATCTTAAATGTACCGATGATAACGAGCACAGTGATGAAGGTGAATGGGATATGATTAGAGCGgaactcaaaaataaacattcaattgctattaaatttaaaaggaattattattcgtttcaaCCAACGCAACCTGAGGAACAATGTGAAGTAGAAGAAGTTCGCACCACTAAAAGCGAAGAAAAACTAAATTGTCATATGCTCGACTTACTATCAGATATGCATAatctaatatcaaaaaatccaaaa